A single Brassica rapa cultivar Chiifu-401-42 chromosome A04, CAAS_Brap_v3.01, whole genome shotgun sequence DNA region contains:
- the LOC103863410 gene encoding 20 kDa chaperonin, chloroplastic: protein MATKQLIVSPVTVSAKSLASLRVSSAKFGTLKPGTLKQSQFRSLVVKAASVVAPKYTSIKPLGDRILVKIKEAEEKTMGGILLPSTGQRSRRQRRRQWEVSYFHLQVNRNLKEVKSLLWVKGELLGKTKLISLSLLEHKSFTPQVRWN from the exons CGAAACAACTTATAGTATCACCAGTTACTGTGTCAGCCAAGAGCTTAGCCTCGCTCAGAGTTTCGAGTGCCAAGTTTGGAACTTTGAAACCAGGCACCCTTAAGCAGAGCCAGTTCCGTTCTTTGGTTGTCAAAGCTGCTTCTGTCGTTGCTCCTAAG TACACTTCAATTAAGCCATTGGGAGATAGAATTTTAGTGAAGATCAAGGAGGCAGAGGAGAAGACAATGGGAGGTATCTTACTTCCATCTACAGGTCAAAGATCAAGGAGGCAGAGGAGAAGACAATGGGAGGTATCTTACTTCCATCTACAGGTCAATCGAAACCTTAAGGAGGTGAAGTCGTTGTTGTGGGTGAAAGGGGAATTATTGGGAAAAACAAAGTTGATATCACTGTCCCT ACTGGAGCACAAATCATTTACTCCACAGGTACGCTGGAACTGA